In one Massilia endophytica genomic region, the following are encoded:
- the ftsX gene encoding permease-like cell division protein FtsX, with protein MSVWLRQHVFALGAALVHLRRAPGSFLFNILVVAIALALPFAGLTVLDNVRPMSEQLSVDPELSVFMAHDTPREQASGLASSLRGIVPDARIVFVPREKALDALKDKSGLSDVLETLGDNPLPDSYVIKLNAFRTAAEGAAIDGIAERMRALPGVETVQVDSAWVKRLAALLGVLRLALLLLAVTLGTVVVAVVFNTIRLQVLTQREEILVSKLIGATDTFIHRPFYYTGALLGLCAGAVALGAVALALRPLNTAIAEFARLYASEFQLAPLEPLAMALLLALSASLGLVGAVLSVQRHLARLN; from the coding sequence ATGAGCGTCTGGCTGCGTCAGCATGTCTTTGCCCTGGGCGCCGCCCTGGTCCACCTGCGCCGCGCGCCGGGCAGCTTCCTCTTCAATATCCTGGTGGTGGCCATCGCCCTCGCCCTGCCCTTCGCCGGGCTGACGGTGCTGGACAATGTGCGGCCCATGTCCGAGCAGCTCTCGGTCGATCCGGAGCTCAGCGTCTTCATGGCCCACGACACGCCGCGCGAGCAGGCTTCCGGCCTGGCGTCCTCGCTGCGCGGCATCGTGCCGGACGCGCGCATCGTCTTCGTGCCGCGCGAGAAGGCGCTGGATGCGCTGAAGGACAAGAGCGGCCTCTCCGACGTGCTGGAAACCCTGGGCGACAATCCCCTGCCGGACAGCTATGTCATCAAGCTCAACGCCTTCCGCACGGCTGCCGAGGGCGCGGCCATCGACGGCATCGCCGAACGCATGCGCGCCCTGCCCGGTGTGGAAACGGTGCAGGTGGATTCGGCCTGGGTGAAGCGCCTGGCCGCCCTGCTGGGCGTGCTGCGCCTGGCCCTGCTGCTGCTGGCCGTCACCCTGGGCACAGTGGTGGTGGCCGTGGTCTTCAACACTATCCGCCTGCAGGTGCTGACCCAGCGCGAAGAAATTCTGGTGTCCAAGCTGATCGGCGCCACGGACACCTTCATCCATCGCCCCTTCTATTACACGGGCGCCCTGCTCGGGCTGTGCGCAGGCGCGGTTGCGCTCGGCGCCGTGGCGCTTGCCCTGCGCCCGCTGAACACGGCCATTGCCGAATTTGCACGCCTCTATGCTTCCGAGTTCCAGCTCGCCCCGCTCGAACCGCTGGCCATGGCCCTGCTCCTGGCCCTGTCCGCCAGCCTGGGGCTTGTAGGAGCAGTGCTCTCCGTGCAGCGCCACCTCGCCCGCCTCAATTAA
- a CDS encoding MerR family transcriptional regulator has product MRFAVLARTLYPMNSNPIQLPAAATISDVERDTGVAKETLRVWERRYDFPQPKRDSFGERVYPFEQVQKLRMIKRLIDLGYRPGKVIQFDMATLQALAEKAADRRGPARPQHPELHTYMELCRSLDAHALRRRLSQALMVMGVKNFVIDLMAPLTAAVGDAWACGQFAVYEEHLVSESLQAVMHSAVFALPQANHLHPSPRPRILLTTLPQERHSLGLLMAEALFAAEGAQCISLGVQTPLPDIVEAARSQQVDVVALSFSSAMNTRQVTDSLKQLHARLPETVELWVGGGNAALRRRPPPQVRILDLHEIGAHLEDWRRSRAS; this is encoded by the coding sequence ATGCGGTTCGCCGTCCTGGCGCGCACCCTATACCCGATGAACAGCAACCCCATCCAACTACCCGCAGCCGCGACCATCAGCGACGTCGAGCGCGATACCGGCGTGGCCAAGGAAACCCTGCGCGTATGGGAGCGGCGCTATGATTTCCCGCAGCCAAAACGGGACAGTTTCGGCGAGCGAGTCTACCCCTTCGAGCAGGTGCAGAAGTTGCGAATGATCAAGCGCCTGATCGATCTCGGCTATCGTCCGGGCAAGGTCATCCAGTTCGACATGGCCACCCTGCAGGCGCTGGCCGAGAAGGCGGCGGACCGGCGCGGACCGGCGCGCCCCCAGCACCCCGAGCTCCACACCTATATGGAACTGTGCCGCAGCCTGGACGCCCACGCCCTGCGCCGCCGCCTGTCCCAGGCCCTGATGGTGATGGGCGTAAAGAATTTCGTCATCGACCTCATGGCGCCCCTGACCGCCGCCGTGGGCGACGCCTGGGCCTGCGGCCAGTTCGCCGTCTATGAGGAGCACCTGGTCAGCGAATCGCTGCAGGCCGTGATGCACAGTGCCGTGTTCGCCCTGCCCCAGGCCAACCACCTGCATCCCTCGCCGCGTCCGCGCATCCTGCTCACCACCCTCCCCCAGGAGCGGCACAGCCTGGGCCTGCTGATGGCCGAGGCGCTGTTCGCCGCGGAAGGCGCGCAATGCATTTCCCTGGGCGTGCAGACGCCCCTCCCCGACATTGTGGAGGCGGCGCGTTCCCAGCAGGTGGACGTGGTGGCCCTCTCCTTCTCCTCGGCCATGAATACGCGCCAGGTCACCGATTCCCTCAAGCAGCTGCATGCCCGCCTGCCCGAGACGGTGGAACTCTGGGTGGGCGGCGGCAACGCCGCGCTGCGCCGCCGTCCGCCGCCCCAGGTGCGCATCCTCGACCTGCACGAGATCGGCGCCCACCTGGAAGACTGGCGCCGCAGCCGCGCCTCCTAA
- the ftsY gene encoding signal recognition particle-docking protein FtsY has translation MFSFFKKKTAASEVPAPAPAEAPAPGPAESAAPLAFDMETAPRPETKQSWMGRLKAGLSKTSANLSILFVGAKIDEALYEELEAALLMADAGIDATQYLLDALKRKVKEDKLLDAAAVKAALKELMTELLLPLQKPFELGRHQPLVMMISGVNGAGKTTTIGKLAKHMQAHHQSVLLAAGDTFRAAAREQLMVWGQRNNVTVIAQESGDPAAVSFDAVQSGKARGTNVVMIDTAGRLPTQLHLMEELKKIKRVIGKGMEGAPHETLLVIDGNTGQNALAQVKAFDDALQLSGLIITKLDGTAKGGVLAAIARVRPVPVYFIGIGEKIEDLQPFNAAEFVEALLG, from the coding sequence ATGTTCAGCTTCTTCAAGAAAAAAACTGCCGCCTCTGAAGTGCCGGCGCCCGCTCCTGCGGAAGCTCCGGCGCCTGGGCCTGCCGAGTCCGCCGCTCCGCTCGCCTTCGACATGGAAACGGCGCCCCGGCCGGAAACGAAGCAGTCCTGGATGGGCCGCCTGAAGGCGGGGCTGTCGAAAACCTCCGCCAATCTCTCCATCCTCTTCGTGGGCGCCAAGATCGACGAGGCGCTGTACGAAGAGCTGGAAGCGGCCCTGCTCATGGCGGACGCGGGTATCGATGCCACCCAGTACCTGCTCGACGCGCTCAAGCGCAAGGTGAAGGAAGACAAGCTGCTGGACGCCGCCGCCGTGAAGGCCGCCCTCAAGGAGCTGATGACCGAACTGCTGCTGCCGCTGCAGAAGCCTTTCGAGCTGGGCCGCCACCAGCCCCTCGTGATGATGATTTCCGGCGTGAACGGCGCGGGCAAGACCACCACCATCGGCAAGTTGGCCAAGCACATGCAGGCCCACCACCAGTCCGTGCTGCTGGCTGCGGGCGACACCTTCCGCGCCGCCGCCCGCGAGCAGCTCATGGTCTGGGGCCAGCGCAACAATGTGACGGTAATCGCCCAGGAATCGGGCGACCCTGCCGCCGTGTCCTTCGATGCCGTGCAGTCTGGCAAGGCGCGCGGCACGAATGTGGTCATGATCGATACCGCCGGCCGCCTGCCCACCCAGCTGCACCTCATGGAGGAGCTGAAGAAGATCAAGCGCGTGATCGGCAAGGGCATGGAAGGCGCGCCGCACGAGACGCTGCTCGTCATCGACGGCAACACGGGCCAGAACGCGCTGGCCCAGGTGAAGGCTTTCGACGACGCGCTCCAGCTTTCCGGCCTCATCATCACCAAGCTGGACGGCACCGCCAAGGGCGGCGTGCTGGCCGCCATTGCCCGCGTGCGCCCCGTGCCCGTCTATTTCATCGGCATCGGCGAGAAGATCGAAGACCTGCAGCCCTTCAATGCGGCTGAGTTTGTCGAAGCCCTGCTCGGTTAA
- a CDS encoding thiamine pyrophosphate-binding protein gives MTHPSRSGGQILVDALKVHGVDTAFGVPGESYLDVLDALHDSGIRFVINRQEGGAAFMADAYGKMTGKPGICFVTRGPGATNASIGVHTAFQDSTPMILFIGQVGGDFMDREAFQEVDYRRMFGQMAKWVAQIDRADRVPEYIARAFQIATSGRQGPVVLALPEDMLVRKAEVADTRRYQPVQASPSAAQIAQLRTMLAEARRPLLLLGGSGWNAQACADLQRFAEANSLPVSCAFRFQDLMDNDHPHYVGDVGIGINPKLAARVRDADLLIAIGPRLGEMTTSGYSIIESPVPRQRLVHFHADAEELGSVYQAEMMIVSGMPQAASMLAAMEPVDASAWRHTVEEARAELAAWQQKPAIFQDGKAPLDLWQVVQEIDRLAPHDTIITNGAGNYATWAHRFHRYGAMRTQLAPTSGAMGYSVPSGVAAKIIDPQRTVITFAGDGEYMMNGQELATAVQYKAGVIIIVFNNQMFGTIRMHQEREYPGRVSGTTLANPDFAQLAQACGAHGEVVEKTADFAPALERALKHTREQSLPALIELRYDGNLITPGATLETIRKNAEAQKH, from the coding sequence TTCGGCGTGCCGGGCGAGAGCTATCTGGACGTGCTCGATGCGCTGCACGATTCGGGCATCCGCTTCGTCATCAACCGCCAGGAGGGCGGCGCCGCTTTCATGGCCGACGCCTACGGCAAGATGACCGGCAAGCCGGGCATCTGCTTCGTCACCCGCGGCCCCGGCGCGACCAACGCCTCCATCGGTGTGCATACGGCCTTTCAGGATTCGACGCCCATGATCCTCTTCATCGGCCAGGTGGGCGGCGATTTCATGGACCGCGAGGCCTTCCAGGAGGTGGACTACCGCCGCATGTTCGGCCAGATGGCAAAGTGGGTCGCGCAGATCGACCGCGCCGACCGCGTGCCTGAATACATCGCCCGCGCTTTCCAGATTGCCACCAGCGGCCGCCAGGGCCCCGTCGTTCTTGCCCTGCCCGAGGATATGCTGGTGCGCAAGGCCGAAGTGGCCGATACGCGCCGCTACCAGCCGGTGCAGGCCTCCCCATCGGCCGCCCAAATCGCGCAGCTGCGCACGATGCTGGCCGAAGCCAGGCGCCCGCTGCTGCTGCTCGGCGGCAGCGGCTGGAATGCGCAGGCCTGCGCCGACCTGCAGCGTTTCGCCGAGGCGAACTCCCTGCCCGTGTCCTGCGCTTTCCGCTTCCAGGACCTGATGGACAACGATCATCCGCACTATGTTGGCGACGTGGGCATCGGCATCAATCCCAAGCTGGCCGCCCGCGTGCGCGATGCGGACCTGCTGATTGCGATCGGCCCGCGCCTGGGCGAGATGACCACCAGCGGCTATTCCATCATCGAATCGCCCGTGCCGCGCCAGCGCCTGGTGCACTTCCATGCGGATGCCGAGGAACTGGGCAGCGTGTATCAGGCCGAGATGATGATCGTGAGCGGCATGCCGCAGGCGGCGTCGATGCTGGCGGCGATGGAGCCGGTGGATGCCTCGGCCTGGCGCCATACCGTGGAGGAGGCGCGTGCGGAACTGGCGGCCTGGCAGCAGAAGCCTGCCATCTTCCAGGACGGGAAGGCGCCGCTGGACCTGTGGCAGGTGGTGCAGGAGATCGACCGCCTCGCGCCGCACGACACCATCATCACCAACGGCGCGGGCAATTACGCCACCTGGGCGCACCGCTTCCACCGCTACGGCGCCATGCGCACGCAGCTCGCGCCCACCAGCGGCGCCATGGGCTATAGCGTGCCGTCCGGCGTCGCGGCCAAGATCATCGATCCGCAGCGCACCGTGATCACGTTCGCGGGCGACGGCGAGTACATGATGAACGGCCAGGAGCTGGCCACCGCCGTGCAGTACAAGGCAGGCGTGATCATCATCGTCTTCAACAACCAGATGTTCGGCACCATCCGCATGCACCAGGAGCGCGAGTACCCGGGCCGCGTATCCGGCACCACACTGGCGAATCCGGACTTCGCGCAACTGGCACAGGCCTGCGGCGCGCATGGTGAAGTGGTGGAGAAGACCGCGGACTTCGCGCCCGCGCTGGAGCGCGCCCTGAAGCACACGCGCGAACAGAGCCTGCCCGCGCTGATCGAGCTGCGCTACGACGGCAACCTGATCACGCCGGGCGCCACGCTCGAAACCATCCGCAAGAACGCGGAAGCGCAGAAACACTAG
- a CDS encoding cell division ATP-binding protein FtsE: MIEFQHVSKQYSSDVMALRDITLTIGKGELVYLAGPSGAGKSTLLKMIAAMERPSSGSVVVNGTDIGKLKPAGVPFLRRNLGLIFQQQRLLNDRSVLANVMMPLLVTGAPRAQAEQRARAALEKVGLGERAQAQPMALSGGEQQRVSIARAIVNRPQIILADEPTANLDRASASRVFDALRAFHSVGVTCVISTHDEQVLDAAGRVIYLKQGQLEDAGVAA, translated from the coding sequence ATGATCGAATTCCAGCACGTTTCCAAGCAATATAGTTCCGACGTGATGGCGCTGCGCGACATCACTCTCACCATAGGCAAGGGCGAGCTGGTCTACCTGGCCGGCCCTTCCGGCGCCGGCAAGTCCACGCTGTTGAAAATGATCGCCGCCATGGAACGCCCCAGTTCGGGCAGCGTGGTGGTGAACGGCACGGATATCGGCAAGCTCAAGCCTGCAGGCGTGCCCTTCCTGCGCCGCAATCTCGGCCTGATCTTTCAGCAGCAGCGTCTGCTGAACGACCGCTCCGTGCTGGCCAATGTGATGATGCCCCTGCTCGTGACGGGCGCCCCGCGCGCCCAGGCCGAGCAGCGCGCCCGCGCCGCCCTCGAAAAGGTCGGGCTCGGCGAGCGCGCCCAGGCGCAGCCCATGGCCCTGTCAGGCGGCGAGCAGCAGCGCGTGTCCATCGCGCGCGCCATCGTCAACCGGCCCCAGATCATCCTGGCGGACGAGCCGACCGCCAACCTGGACCGCGCCAGCGCCAGCCGCGTCTTCGATGCCCTGCGCGCCTTTCATTCCGTGGGCGTGACCTGCGTGATCTCCACCCACGACGAGCAGGTGCTGGATGCGGCGGGCCGCGTCATCTACCTCAAGCAGGGCCAGCTGGAAGATGCGGGGGTGGCGGCATGA
- a CDS encoding porin, translating into MKKTLISLAVLGAMSGAAFAQTNVTIYGIVDAGIVSEHGGKAGSVTKVTSGVANASRIGFRGVEDLGGGLSAIFTLETGFKADDGALDNTSNVLFNRQAFVGLRSKTAGTLTLGRQYTPWYNAFAQVGDPFAAGLAGSAKNLFPTTGANVRNSNAVVYQTPVYNGLSGEVFYGFGEQAEASAGRQLGAAVAYANGPLNVRLAYNNRNNDTATGLAPVVNRGIGHNSLLAVNYDFQVAKAFFMYGSNKGLNSVAYPNATAYTATAVAPSTDTRNALIGATVPVGAAGNFIASYATVDDKQFNRDAHQWALGYTHGLSKRTTAYLSYGKINNKNGASYTVGNNAEAGSGDSAFNVGVRHTF; encoded by the coding sequence ATGAAAAAAACGCTAATCTCCCTCGCAGTGTTAGGCGCAATGAGCGGCGCCGCCTTCGCACAGACCAACGTCACCATCTACGGTATCGTTGATGCAGGCATCGTTTCCGAGCACGGCGGCAAAGCCGGCAGCGTCACCAAGGTCACCAGCGGCGTGGCCAACGCTTCCCGCATCGGCTTCCGCGGCGTTGAAGATCTGGGCGGCGGTCTGTCGGCCATCTTCACCCTGGAAACCGGCTTCAAGGCTGACGACGGCGCCCTGGATAACACCAGCAACGTGCTGTTCAACCGCCAAGCCTTCGTGGGCCTGCGTTCGAAAACCGCCGGCACCCTGACCCTGGGCCGCCAGTACACCCCGTGGTACAACGCCTTCGCGCAAGTGGGCGACCCCTTCGCCGCCGGCCTGGCCGGTTCGGCCAAGAACCTGTTCCCGACCACCGGCGCCAACGTGCGCAACAGCAATGCCGTCGTGTACCAGACTCCTGTGTACAACGGCCTGAGCGGTGAAGTCTTCTACGGTTTCGGCGAGCAAGCTGAAGCGTCGGCTGGCCGCCAGCTGGGCGCAGCCGTGGCCTACGCCAACGGCCCGCTGAACGTGCGTCTGGCCTACAACAACCGCAACAACGACACCGCGACCGGCCTGGCTCCAGTGGTGAACCGCGGCATCGGCCACAACAGCCTGCTGGCTGTGAACTACGACTTCCAGGTTGCCAAAGCCTTCTTCATGTACGGCAGCAACAAGGGCCTGAACAGCGTCGCTTACCCGAACGCCACCGCCTACACCGCCACCGCCGTGGCGCCGTCGACCGACACCCGCAACGCCCTGATCGGCGCGACCGTGCCGGTGGGCGCAGCAGGCAACTTCATCGCCTCCTACGCTACCGTGGACGACAAGCAGTTCAACCGCGACGCGCACCAGTGGGCACTGGGCTACACCCACGGCCTGTCCAAGCGCACCACCGCGTATCTGTCGTACGGCAAGATCAACAACAAGAACGGCGCCAGCTACACCGTTGGTAACAACGCTGAAGCCGGTTCCGGCGACTCCGCTTTCAACGTCGGCGTACGCCACACGTTCTAA